One Campylobacter concisus genomic window, GAGTTTAATGCCCACAAACCACGAAATAATTAAACCACCGATACTAATTATTAAAGCAATATAAACAAGCGAGCCTTCGATATCTTTGATGTAAGGCAAGCTCACGCTCTTACTTAGCTCCCAAAGTACAGGAATGAAAGCGATAAGTGTCATAATCGCCCTTAAAACCTGCACGCCAAGACTTTCCATTATCTTTGCAAAGCGGTAAACATCCTCTTGAATACGCTGCGAGCTACCCTCGATATCACTTTCACAGTTTTGCCAAAATTTTAGATATCTAAATGTCATCGCCTCTCTCCAGCGAAAGACCCAGTGGCTAGCAAAAAACGAGATAACAGTGTAAGTCACGACATAAGGCATAGCGATTTTTATAAAGTTAAAAATTTCTCGCCAAAACTCACTTACATCATGATCTTTTGAGTTTTGCACGATGTCGTAGAAATTTTTATACCACTCGTTTATACGGACATTTAGGTGTGTTTGATAAACAAGAAGCAAGATAATAAATATCGCTCCGCCATAAGCCCAGAGTGCCCATTTTTTATCTTTAAAAAATGATGAAAACATAAAGTGCCTTTTGTAAATTTTGGCGAATTATAGCAAGCAATATTAAGCATTTATATAAAATTTAAATGTGAGCTATATCATTTTGCAAATTTTATGTAAAGGAAAATGATGAAGAAATTAGCATTTTTGGCTCTTGGCTTTTTTGCAACATTTGCGTTCGCGGCTGATATGAAGGTCTATAAAAGCCCAACTTGTGGATGTTGTACTAGTTGGGGTGAGGCGATGCAAAAGGCTGGATTTAGCGAAGAGGTCATAAAAGTAGATGATATAGCTAAAGTTAAGAAAGAATTTAATGTGCCGCTAGAGCTTTCAAGCTGCCATACGGCAATCATCGATGGATATATCATAGAAGGTCACGTTCCAGCTGATGAGGTAAAGCACCTACTAGAGCTCAAGCCAAAAGACGTAGTTGGTATCGCAGTACCTGGCATGCCGATGGAGAGCCAAGGTATGGAGCAAGGCAGTAAAGCCGAGCAATACGATGTTATTTTATTTAAAAAAGATGGCTCGCAAGAAATTTTTGCCACTTATATTGGCACAAAAAAACTAAGATAACTTCAAAAATTTTTAAATTTAGCTCATTTTTTGGCGAGCTAAATTTAAAAAGAAATTCCCTTACTTACGGCTATGATACAAAGTAAAAATGTTAGCGGAACGTAGATAAATTTGCCTACAAAATACCAGAAATTACCATAAGATTTATTTGCTCCAGAGTTTATCTCGTCTAAAATTTCTTCTTTTTTAATAATCCAAAACCAAGAAATAGCACCGATTACCGCGCCGATTGGAATAATATAGATCGACACAAAGTCCATCCAAGGTCCCCAACTGCTAATAGGCTCCATAAATGCTCCTATGCCAAAGCAAACTGCACAAAGTAGCGTGAGTGTCCAAAATCTACTAAGAAACGGAAATTTATGCATTAGTGACTCGGCGACTACTTCAAACATGTTTTGAAGCGAGGTGATGCCACCAAAGATAACAGCTGTAAATAAAATAATGGCAAAAATTTGTCCACCGATCATATTTTGTAAAATTTTTGGAAGCGTTACAAAAAGTAGCTTTGGACCTTCGGCTGGATCCATAGCATAGGCAAAGACCGCTGGGATCATAACAAGAGCGGCCACAAGAGCTGCGATAGTATCAAAAAAAGCCGTAGTTTTAGCACTTTCAACGATATCTTCATCTTTTGAAAGGTAAGCCCCATAAACTATCATGCCAGATCCTGTGATAGAGAGCGAGAAAAAGGCTTGGCCCATCGCAGAAACCCATACCATCGGGTCCGCAAGCTTACTAAAGTCAGGAATAAAAAGGAATTTATATCCATCAAATGCATTTGGTAGCATCGCGACATTTATAGCCAAAATGCTAAACAATACGAAAAACAGTGGCATCATTATTTGATTTGTTTTTTCGATACTTTTTGCCCCAAAAAATAGTGTAAGAAGCGTGCCAACAACGATGATAAAATGATAAGGCAAGACTGAGTAATCTTGAAGTGCAAATGAGTTAAACCAAACGTTCGTATCAACGCTCATAAATGAGCCAGTAAGCGCCTGAGTAAGGGCTTTTAGCACGTAAGCGATGATGACTGCGTAGCCAATAGCTATGCAAAGTGAGCCAGCAAGTGGAAGCCAGCCAATAATACTGCCAAATACGCCTAAATTTCTACTTTGCCAAGCATATTTATATGATCCAAGCGTACCAGTTTTTGCACGTCTACCGATCGCATACTCCGCACTTAGACCAACATATGAAAAAAGAGCTATGAAAAAAACATAGATGAGTAAAAACGCTGCACCGCCATTTGTGCCAAGTTTATAAGGAAAGCCCCAGACATTCGCCATGCCAACTGCTGATCCAACACAGGCCAATATAAATGCCCAACGCGATGAAAAATTCTTTTTGCTCATTGTAAAATCCATAAATTTAGTGATGAAAATAATGTTATCAAAATATGATTTAAGAACTTTTTATAAATCTTAAATTTAAGAAATGTTGTTACTTTTGGGCGTGGATAATTTGACCGCTAAATATAAATTCGCTATAATCAGGCAAAAATTTTTAACTCTTAAGGATCATAATTGAACCCCAGTAGCGATAATTCGCTTTTAATGGTAATACTTGCCATTGTATTCATTTTACTAAATGCCTTTTTTGTTTTATCAGAATTTTCTCTTGTTAAAGTTCGTAAGTCTAGACTTGAAGAGCTTATCAAGGAGAAAAAGCCAAATGCTCAGCTTGCTTTTGAGATGTCAAACAAGCTTGATACCTATCTTAGTGCCACTCAGCTTGGCATCACACTAAGCTCACTTGCTCTTGGTTGGATCGGTGAGCCAGCGGTTGCAAGACTTATAGAAGCTCCGCTTAAAAA contains:
- a CDS encoding CopG family transcriptional regulator, which produces MKKLAFLALGFFATFAFAADMKVYKSPTCGCCTSWGEAMQKAGFSEEVIKVDDIAKVKKEFNVPLELSSCHTAIIDGYIIEGHVPADEVKHLLELKPKDVVGIAVPGMPMESQGMEQGSKAEQYDVILFKKDGSQEIFATYIGTKKLR
- a CDS encoding transporter, with translation MSKKNFSSRWAFILACVGSAVGMANVWGFPYKLGTNGGAAFLLIYVFFIALFSYVGLSAEYAIGRRAKTGTLGSYKYAWQSRNLGVFGSIIGWLPLAGSLCIAIGYAVIIAYVLKALTQALTGSFMSVDTNVWFNSFALQDYSVLPYHFIIVVGTLLTLFFGAKSIEKTNQIMMPLFFVLFSILAINVAMLPNAFDGYKFLFIPDFSKLADPMVWVSAMGQAFFSLSITGSGMIVYGAYLSKDEDIVESAKTTAFFDTIAALVAALVMIPAVFAYAMDPAEGPKLLFVTLPKILQNMIGGQIFAIILFTAVIFGGITSLQNMFEVVAESLMHKFPFLSRFWTLTLLCAVCFGIGAFMEPISSWGPWMDFVSIYIIPIGAVIGAISWFWIIKKEEILDEINSGANKSYGNFWYFVGKFIYVPLTFLLCIIAVSKGISF